The Armatimonadota bacterium genome includes a window with the following:
- a CDS encoding GHMP kinase has product MARVVTASAPGRAGIVGNPTDMYGGSVLSISVRERAVVRIEESDALELTSGSERQVIRSREDLEPKGDLLDLQRSAVLQFGLDPAEFRVSISISSSVPVRSGLAGSTAIAVALTAAISRWIGGSLERHWLAETARLIEAVRMGILCGYQDQYMAAFGGLTYLDFRGKERLGGEAAEPLATVQRLDPEAPVPPLILGHTGIMRNSGAVHRGPRQRWEDGEPEVVAAFEEIGRLARQAKKALLRGNWEELGRLMNRNHELVRGLGMSNDVNDRLIEAARRAGAYGSKLAGAGKGGTIIALAGNPEDVGRALMDAGAESVYYPYPSPGVEVREEDGGSQ; this is encoded by the coding sequence GTGGCCAGAGTGGTAACAGCGTCGGCTCCGGGACGGGCCGGCATCGTCGGGAACCCCACGGACATGTATGGGGGAAGCGTCCTGTCCATCAGCGTCCGGGAGCGCGCCGTGGTCCGGATCGAGGAATCGGATGCCCTGGAGCTCACGTCCGGGAGTGAGCGGCAGGTCATCCGGTCGCGGGAAGACCTGGAGCCGAAGGGCGACCTGTTGGACCTCCAGCGCTCCGCCGTGCTGCAGTTCGGGCTGGACCCGGCCGAGTTCCGGGTGTCCATCTCCATCTCCTCCAGCGTGCCGGTCCGCTCCGGGCTCGCCGGATCCACAGCCATCGCGGTCGCCCTGACCGCCGCCATCTCCCGCTGGATAGGAGGCAGTCTGGAGAGGCACTGGCTGGCTGAGACGGCGCGGCTCATCGAGGCCGTCCGGATGGGGATCCTGTGCGGCTATCAGGATCAATACATGGCCGCATTTGGCGGACTGACCTACCTGGACTTCCGTGGCAAGGAGCGCCTTGGCGGCGAAGCTGCGGAGCCCCTGGCCACTGTTCAGCGTCTGGATCCGGAAGCACCTGTGCCGCCGCTGATTCTGGGACACACGGGCATTATGCGCAACTCCGGCGCGGTTCACAGAGGACCGCGGCAGCGCTGGGAAGATGGGGAACCGGAGGTGGTGGCAGCCTTTGAGGAGATCGGCCGCCTGGCACGCCAGGCCAAGAAAGCGCTGCTGCGGGGGAACTGGGAGGAGCTTGGCCGCCTGATGAACCGCAACCACGAGCTGGTCCGCGGGTTGGGGATGTCCAACGACGTAAACGACCGGCTCATCGAGGCCGCGCGCCGTGCAGGCGCATATGGCTCGAAGCTTGCCGGGGCAGGAAAGGGCGGAACCATCATCGCCCTCGCCGGCAACCCGGAGGATGTCGGCAGGGCGCTGATGGACGCCGGAGCGGAGTCCGTCTATTATCCGTACCCGTCCCCAGGGGTGGAAGTCAGGGAAGAAGATGGCGGTTCTCAGTGA
- a CDS encoding histidinol phosphate phosphatase gives MPGRLRRAVFLDRDGTLNREIASYVRRPEELEVFPGAGRALAPLVRRGVPLFLASNQAGVGKGLMTPGDLQAVDAKLREVLESQGVRLEQSYYCTHTDEQGCDCRKPKGGLLLQAAREHGLDLSRSFMVGDSWRDMAAGRAAGVRTVFVPTGIDPRGQLSRVGDLADYRASDLEDAVRWICERMDEEDMG, from the coding sequence GTGCCGGGCCGCTTGCGCCGGGCGGTCTTCCTGGACCGTGACGGCACCCTGAACCGGGAGATCGCAAGCTATGTGCGCCGCCCCGAGGAACTGGAGGTGTTCCCAGGGGCAGGGCGCGCCCTTGCTCCGCTGGTCCGCCGGGGCGTCCCGCTGTTTCTGGCTTCCAACCAGGCCGGCGTGGGCAAGGGCCTGATGACGCCTGGTGACCTGCAGGCTGTGGACGCAAAACTCCGCGAAGTGCTGGAGAGTCAGGGCGTGCGGCTGGAGCAGTCGTATTACTGCACACACACAGACGAACAGGGGTGCGACTGCCGCAAGCCGAAGGGAGGACTGCTTCTGCAGGCGGCTCGCGAACACGGGCTCGACCTCAGCCGCAGTTTCATGGTGGGTGACTCCTGGCGGGATATGGCTGCTGGCCGGGCTGCGGGAGTCCGGACGGTGTTTGTGCCCACAGGCATAGATCCCCGGGGACAGCTGAGCAGGGTGGGGGATCTTGCCGACTACCGCGCTTCAGATCTGGAAGACGCCGTGCGCTGGATCTGTGAGAGGATGGATGAGGAAGATATGGGTTAG
- a CDS encoding dTDP-glucose 4,6-dehydratase, whose amino-acid sequence MKRILVTGGAGFIGSNFVRYMLRQHPDLDILVLDALTYAGNLENLADVADNPRFFFFKGDIRDEPMVDNLVPNVDTIVNFAAETFVDRSIHEPGDFVTTDVVGTFRLLEAARKHGVERFVHISTDEVYGSVEQGSSVETDPVEPRSPYSASKAASDLLARSYFVTYGVPVIITRASNNYGPYQHPEKLIPFFITNALEDKPLPVYGDGQQVRDWLFVEDHCSAIDMVLQKGVTGEVYNVGGGYERTNLEVTRGILEALGKDESLIKYVKDRPGHDRRYSLDTTKLRSLGWTPKVSFDEGLPLTVRWYVENEGWWRRVREGESFQQFHRAWYKERS is encoded by the coding sequence ATGAAAAGGATTCTTGTCACCGGGGGGGCGGGCTTCATCGGCTCCAACTTTGTGCGCTATATGCTGCGCCAGCATCCGGACCTGGACATCCTGGTTCTGGATGCTCTGACGTATGCCGGCAACCTGGAGAACCTGGCCGATGTGGCGGACAACCCCCGTTTCTTCTTCTTCAAGGGCGATATCCGCGACGAGCCGATGGTGGACAATCTGGTCCCGAACGTGGACACCATCGTGAACTTTGCAGCCGAGACATTCGTGGACCGCTCCATTCACGAGCCGGGGGACTTCGTCACGACGGATGTGGTGGGCACTTTCCGGCTTCTGGAGGCGGCTCGCAAGCACGGGGTGGAGCGTTTTGTGCATATCTCCACCGACGAGGTCTATGGAAGTGTGGAGCAGGGCTCCAGCGTGGAAACCGATCCGGTGGAGCCGCGCAGCCCCTATTCCGCGAGCAAGGCGGCCTCAGACCTGCTCGCGCGCTCCTATTTCGTCACTTACGGCGTGCCGGTCATCATCACCCGTGCTTCCAACAACTACGGGCCCTATCAGCATCCGGAGAAGCTGATCCCATTTTTCATCACCAACGCGCTTGAAGACAAGCCCTTGCCTGTCTACGGGGACGGCCAGCAGGTCCGGGACTGGCTGTTCGTGGAGGATCACTGCTCGGCGATAGACATGGTTCTGCAGAAGGGCGTGACCGGCGAGGTCTACAACGTGGGAGGCGGTTACGAGCGCACGAACCTGGAGGTCACGCGTGGCATCCTGGAGGCGCTGGGCAAGGACGAGTCGCTCATCAAGTATGTGAAGGACCGTCCGGGTCACGACCGGAGGTATTCGCTGGATACCACCAAACTCCGCTCGCTGGGATGGACCCCTAAGGTGAGCTTCGACGAGGGCCTTCCGCTGACTGTCCGGTGGTATGTCGAGAATGAGGGCTGGTGGAGGCGTGTGCGGGAAGGAGAGTCCTTCCAGCAGTTCCACCGTGCGTGGTATAAAGAGCGGTCATAA
- a CDS encoding spore coat protein → MIDGVLIKPLKRHADERGFLMEMLRADDEEFFERYQQSYISLNYPGVIRAWHYHLKQKDIWVCVKGMIKAVMYDVREGSPTQGEVQEVFMGDHNMVMLKIPIGVYHGYKTVGVEPSLLINFPDQLYDPSDEYRAPYDSDEIPYDWDIKIT, encoded by the coding sequence ATGATTGACGGTGTTCTGATCAAGCCCCTGAAGCGCCACGCCGACGAGCGTGGCTTTCTCATGGAGATGCTGAGGGCGGACGACGAGGAGTTCTTCGAACGCTACCAGCAGTCTTACATCTCCCTGAACTACCCCGGCGTCATCCGTGCCTGGCACTATCACCTGAAGCAGAAGGATATCTGGGTCTGCGTGAAAGGGATGATTAAGGCCGTCATGTACGACGTGCGGGAGGGATCTCCCACGCAGGGCGAGGTTCAGGAAGTCTTCATGGGCGACCATAATATGGTGATGTTGAAGATTCCCATCGGGGTCTACCATGGCTACAAGACGGTGGGGGTGGAGCCTTCCCTGCTGATCAACTTCCCCGATCAGCTGTATGACCCGTCCGACGAGTACCGGGCTCCTTACGACTCCGATGAGATCCCTTACGATTGGGATATCAAGATCACCTGA
- a CDS encoding fructose-bisphosphate aldolase, giving the protein MPLVTSTEILAHAEAECYGVGAFNAINMESAQAIFEAAEIERAPFILQVTQTTLGYTEPEELVALIKALAEKSTVPVALHLDHGRSFEKVMQFLRLGFTSVMIDGTLQEDGKTPRSYEENVAVTKKVVEAAHAVGVPVEGEIGMLGQIGEDLKGGEESLTDPDLAAKFVEETGVDILAVGVGTTHGLFKGRPIIRHDRLQEIDAKVSVPLVMHGSTGVPDEDVQLGIKEGIRKINYDTGIRIGFLEAVSAEIKKIEQEWAEADAAGKVRKYDIRRVLKPARAAMVESVRERMRVFLSSGQADKFPVRGRRVDEAKVAEKAREAAVAQVLE; this is encoded by the coding sequence ATGCCACTTGTCACCAGTACCGAGATTCTGGCCCACGCCGAGGCCGAATGTTACGGCGTTGGGGCATTCAACGCCATCAACATGGAGAGCGCGCAGGCCATCTTCGAGGCTGCGGAGATCGAGCGCGCGCCGTTCATCCTGCAGGTCACGCAGACCACTCTGGGCTATACGGAGCCGGAGGAGCTGGTGGCCCTCATCAAGGCTCTCGCCGAGAAGAGCACCGTGCCGGTTGCCCTGCATCTGGACCACGGCCGCTCGTTCGAGAAGGTTATGCAGTTCCTGAGGCTTGGCTTCACCTCCGTGATGATTGACGGCACGCTGCAGGAGGACGGCAAGACGCCGCGCTCCTACGAGGAGAACGTGGCCGTCACGAAGAAGGTTGTGGAGGCGGCGCACGCGGTGGGAGTGCCCGTTGAGGGCGAGATCGGCATGCTGGGTCAGATCGGCGAGGATCTGAAAGGTGGCGAGGAATCGCTGACCGACCCCGATCTGGCCGCGAAGTTCGTGGAGGAGACCGGTGTGGACATTCTGGCCGTCGGAGTGGGCACCACCCACGGCTTGTTCAAGGGCCGCCCCATCATTCGGCACGATCGCCTGCAGGAGATTGACGCAAAGGTGAGCGTGCCGCTGGTGATGCACGGCTCCACTGGCGTGCCGGATGAGGATGTGCAGCTCGGCATCAAGGAAGGAATCCGGAAGATCAACTACGATACCGGCATCCGCATCGGATTCCTGGAGGCGGTCTCGGCCGAGATTAAGAAGATCGAACAGGAGTGGGCGGAGGCAGACGCTGCGGGCAAGGTCCGCAAGTATGACATCCGACGCGTGCTGAAGCCCGCTCGGGCAGCCATGGTTGAGTCGGTGCGCGAGAGGATGCGCGTCTTCCTGTCCTCCGGTCAGGCGGACAAGTTCCCGGTGCGGGGACGCAGGGTGGACGAAGCCAAGGTTGCGGAGAAGGCACGCGAGGCCGCCGTGGCCCAGGTGCTGGAGTGA
- the def gene encoding peptide deformylase, whose amino-acid sequence MRLTLVDREDPVLRQVARPVPDAGSKRVRDLARALDELRIESGGMGLAAPQAGISERIIIVEVPEDDWVGFPEVPAFPATVLLNPEIVWESEEFVKLPEACLSLPGLMGNVIRPSAITVQALDLEGDRVTIHADRWLARVLQHEIDHLDGVLYVDRVEDPHELWYVERVDVNDPVWSRNPQVLRLREELRRQQPAEPRMA is encoded by the coding sequence ATGCGTCTGACTCTTGTGGACCGGGAGGATCCCGTCCTGCGCCAGGTGGCGCGTCCCGTGCCGGATGCCGGCTCAAAGCGCGTGCGGGATCTGGCGCGGGCTCTGGATGAGCTCCGGATCGAATCCGGGGGAATGGGGCTTGCGGCTCCGCAGGCCGGCATCTCCGAGCGCATCATCATTGTGGAAGTGCCGGAGGATGACTGGGTCGGCTTCCCGGAGGTTCCTGCCTTTCCGGCCACGGTGCTTCTGAATCCGGAGATCGTCTGGGAGTCGGAGGAGTTTGTAAAACTGCCGGAGGCTTGCCTGTCGTTGCCGGGTTTGATGGGCAATGTGATCCGTCCGTCCGCAATCACGGTTCAGGCGCTGGATCTGGAGGGCGACCGGGTCACCATCCACGCAGACCGGTGGCTGGCGCGGGTGCTTCAGCACGAGATAGACCATCTGGACGGCGTGCTGTATGTGGACAGGGTGGAGGATCCTCACGAGCTCTGGTATGTCGAGCGAGTGGACGTGAACGACCCGGTCTGGTCCAGGAATCCGCAGGTTCTTAGACTGCGGGAGGAGCTCCGCCGGCAGCAGCCGGCCGAGCCGCGCATGGCCTGA
- a CDS encoding sigma-24, whose translation MAGDCALLTVAETASHAARASRNGKRQQKGRIRATRDERAEERLIQRCREGDAEACAVLVRKYASLIYSVPLHSFGMSQDDADDIYQLCFIKVLQRVRQFRGDSRFSAWLRTVVRNICVDCMRSQKQVISLEELMDGCESCPLSEVCSAEKMVRQAEERQILEAALASLPDRYRLPLTLFFLEERSYKEISEILGEPLNTVGTHINRGLARLRKVLASDADALEALTS comes from the coding sequence ATGGCAGGCGACTGCGCTCTGTTGACAGTAGCGGAGACAGCTTCACACGCGGCGCGCGCGTCGCGCAACGGCAAGCGCCAGCAGAAAGGCCGCATCCGCGCGACTCGTGATGAGAGAGCTGAAGAGCGGCTCATCCAGCGGTGCCGGGAGGGCGACGCCGAGGCCTGCGCAGTCCTGGTCCGCAAATATGCCTCGCTCATCTACTCTGTGCCGCTTCATTCCTTCGGCATGTCGCAGGATGATGCGGATGACATTTATCAGCTGTGCTTCATCAAAGTGCTCCAGCGGGTCCGCCAGTTCCGGGGGGATTCCCGATTCTCCGCGTGGCTACGCACTGTGGTGCGCAATATCTGCGTGGACTGCATGCGCTCCCAGAAACAGGTGATCTCTCTGGAGGAGTTGATGGATGGTTGCGAGAGCTGCCCTCTGAGCGAGGTCTGCAGCGCGGAGAAGATGGTGCGGCAGGCAGAAGAACGGCAGATTTTGGAGGCAGCCCTCGCGAGTCTTCCGGACCGGTACCGTCTGCCTCTGACGCTCTTCTTCCTGGAGGAGCGCTCCTATAAAGAGATCTCGGAGATCCTGGGGGAGCCTCTGAACACTGTTGGAACGCACATCAATCGCGGCCTGGCCCGTTTGCGGAAAGTGCTGGCGAGCGACGCCGATGCGCTGGAGGCGCTGACGTCGTGA
- a CDS encoding 1-pyrroline-5-carboxylate dehydrogenase, whose protein sequence is MTQAKPETFGGPAADAQALASGLEAAVKELRRACRILISTHINPDGDAIGSSLGLMHLLRAAGKDAVVASHDGYGARYAFLPGAEEIVRFPAGTFDLGVAVDCGSVDRVGSVKDSLLACDRVMRIDHHAVGDPFGDVEYLDTSAAAVGEMIAALAPGLEVRIPREAGQCLLASIVEDTRCFQFESVSPRTLRICAELVDAGADLHDVIQNLFWRNSPGAVRMVGRCLEDFRLEFGGKLAWGIASLEDFRRYQAIAEDIDDVAHELLSIEGVEVALLLREAEADHRVSLRSRNFVDVAAIAREFGGGGHLRAAGCRISKSPEALRSLLDSIGSRLNNS, encoded by the coding sequence GTGACCCAGGCAAAGCCCGAAACATTTGGGGGTCCGGCGGCGGATGCACAGGCGCTTGCATCAGGTCTGGAAGCCGCCGTTAAGGAACTGCGGCGGGCGTGCAGGATCCTGATCAGCACTCATATCAACCCCGACGGCGACGCCATCGGATCCTCTCTGGGTCTGATGCACCTGCTCCGGGCTGCCGGCAAGGACGCGGTGGTGGCCTCTCACGATGGCTACGGAGCGCGATACGCCTTTCTTCCGGGCGCGGAAGAGATTGTGAGGTTCCCGGCCGGGACCTTCGACCTGGGCGTGGCGGTGGACTGCGGCAGCGTGGACCGAGTGGGCAGCGTGAAGGACAGCCTGCTCGCGTGCGACAGGGTCATGCGCATTGACCACCACGCAGTGGGTGACCCATTCGGAGACGTGGAATATCTGGACACCTCCGCCGCGGCAGTTGGCGAGATGATCGCGGCGCTGGCACCGGGTCTGGAAGTTCGGATTCCGCGGGAAGCGGGACAGTGTCTGCTGGCCTCCATCGTCGAGGACACGCGCTGTTTCCAGTTCGAGAGCGTCTCGCCCCGAACCCTGCGCATCTGCGCCGAACTGGTGGATGCAGGGGCGGATCTGCACGACGTCATCCAGAACCTTTTCTGGCGGAACAGCCCGGGAGCCGTTCGCATGGTGGGCCGCTGTCTGGAAGACTTCCGGTTGGAGTTTGGCGGGAAGCTGGCCTGGGGGATTGCCTCTTTGGAAGACTTCCGGCGTTACCAAGCCATCGCGGAGGATATCGACGACGTTGCGCACGAGTTGCTCTCCATCGAAGGTGTGGAGGTTGCTCTGTTGTTGCGGGAGGCAGAGGCCGATCACCGCGTATCGCTGCGCTCCCGCAACTTCGTGGATGTCGCCGCGATCGCTCGCGAGTTCGGCGGAGGCGGACACCTGCGTGCCGCAGGGTGCCGGATTAGCAAATCTCCCGAGGCGCTCCGCAGTCTTCTGGATAGTATCGGCAGCCGCCTCAATAACTCCTGA
- the nadA gene encoding quinolinate synthase A, which produces MATALIQQILPEEYGALTPEEADRRITAARERLGDSVVILGHHYQRDEIIKFADYIGDSYKLCLHATSHPEADFIVFCGVHFMAESAVILGAAHQRVILPNLSAGCSMADMATRTQVEDLWEELCSLTDERVIPVTYMNSSAAIKSFCGEHGGAVCTSSNCEAIFRWALKEGDKIAFFPDEHLGRNTALHMGFRDDDMALWDPTIPPEMNDLEGLRRAKIVLWKGFCSVHARFSVEQIQRARRDFPGIRVIVHPECRREVVEAADGFGSTECISRVIRESEPGSQWAVGTEINLVSRLAKELPDRLIFCLDPIVCPCSTMYRIEPRYLCWALENLAEGRVVNEITVPERDVRYAKAALDRMMEITVAARV; this is translated from the coding sequence TTGGCCACTGCACTGATCCAGCAGATCTTGCCCGAAGAGTACGGCGCGCTGACGCCCGAGGAAGCGGACCGGCGCATCACCGCGGCGCGCGAGCGGCTCGGGGACAGCGTGGTCATCCTGGGTCACCACTATCAACGCGACGAGATCATCAAGTTCGCGGACTACATCGGAGACTCCTATAAGCTCTGCCTGCACGCAACGTCGCACCCGGAGGCGGATTTCATCGTCTTCTGCGGTGTGCATTTCATGGCCGAAAGCGCGGTCATCCTGGGCGCCGCGCATCAGAGGGTGATCCTGCCGAACCTCTCGGCGGGATGCTCGATGGCGGACATGGCCACGCGCACGCAGGTGGAGGATCTCTGGGAGGAACTGTGCTCTCTGACGGATGAGCGCGTCATCCCGGTGACGTATATGAATTCCTCCGCGGCCATCAAAAGCTTCTGCGGGGAGCACGGCGGCGCGGTCTGCACATCTTCCAACTGCGAGGCGATTTTCCGGTGGGCCCTGAAGGAGGGCGACAAGATCGCCTTCTTCCCCGATGAACATCTGGGACGCAACACGGCCCTGCACATGGGTTTCCGCGATGACGATATGGCTCTCTGGGATCCCACGATCCCGCCGGAAATGAACGACTTGGAGGGGTTGCGCCGGGCAAAGATCGTCCTCTGGAAGGGATTCTGCTCTGTTCACGCCCGGTTCAGCGTGGAGCAGATCCAGAGGGCGCGTCGGGACTTTCCGGGAATCCGGGTGATCGTGCATCCCGAGTGCCGAAGGGAAGTGGTGGAAGCGGCTGACGGTTTCGGGTCAACGGAGTGTATCTCCCGCGTCATCCGGGAGTCCGAGCCGGGCAGCCAGTGGGCTGTCGGGACGGAGATCAATCTGGTCAGCCGCCTGGCTAAGGAGCTTCCCGACCGCCTGATTTTCTGTCTGGATCCCATCGTCTGCCCTTGCTCCACAATGTACCGCATCGAACCCAGGTATCTCTGCTGGGCCCTCGAGAATCTGGCCGAAGGCCGGGTGGTCAACGAGATTACGGTCCCGGAGCGGGATGTACGCTATGCAAAGGCAGCGCTGGACCGGATGATGGAGATCACCGTAGCAGCCCGCGTGTAA
- the walR gene encoding transcriptional regulatory protein WalR, whose product MATKVLVVDDERTITDGLTFNLKKEGFEVVPAYNGEDAISLFEEHKPDIVILDIMLPGLDGFTVCRILRKQSSVPIIMLTARAEKSERLLGFEAGADDYVVKPFFTDEIAARIRAILRRGREVQHGEGAITVEGITIDPARRVVEKDSRQIEMSRKEFDLLYELARTRGRVHSRQSLLSKVWGEDSYIDPHTVDVHICRLRDKLEDDPRKPSLILTVRGVGYKMAEPA is encoded by the coding sequence ATGGCTACGAAGGTTCTGGTCGTCGACGACGAGCGCACCATCACGGACGGGCTCACCTTCAATCTCAAGAAAGAAGGGTTCGAAGTCGTCCCTGCCTACAACGGAGAAGATGCCATCTCGCTGTTCGAGGAGCATAAGCCCGACATCGTGATCCTGGACATCATGCTCCCCGGACTGGATGGATTTACAGTCTGCCGCATCCTGCGTAAGCAATCCAGCGTCCCCATCATCATGCTGACGGCCCGGGCGGAGAAGTCCGAGCGCCTGCTGGGGTTCGAGGCCGGCGCAGATGACTATGTGGTGAAACCGTTCTTCACGGACGAGATCGCCGCCCGCATTCGGGCCATCCTGCGGCGCGGCCGGGAAGTGCAACACGGCGAGGGAGCGATCACCGTGGAGGGAATCACCATAGATCCCGCACGGCGCGTGGTGGAAAAGGACTCGCGGCAGATTGAGATGAGCCGCAAGGAGTTCGACCTGCTCTACGAACTGGCTCGCACTCGCGGACGGGTGCATTCCCGGCAGAGTCTGCTCTCGAAGGTCTGGGGGGAGGACTCTTACATTGACCCTCACACCGTGGATGTCCACATCTGCCGTCTGCGCGACAAGCTGGAGGACGATCCGCGCAAGCCGTCGCTGATTCTTACCGTCCGCGGAGTGGGCTACAAGATGGCCGAACCCGCATGA
- a CDS encoding PAS domain-containing sensor histidine kinase yields the protein MTIPLRLRFVLAAAMGALAAFALDAAGSRWSVPVVWRALAAVATAWVIGFVLWRQPLRVLERVARRLRRILARDLRPQRPIDTADPVLKDLVRSAQELTDFIRESWDAADRQLGELESIVDDLADAVIATDASCRITRANVAAGQFFGHLPHRSMLGMTIVEATLNHSLDAMVRSCIETGTVTEGVLDLFQPRERSLSAVIIPRTAPEGQVSGAVAVLHDVTEMRKVDRLHRDFVANASHELRTPLASIKVMTESLLNGAVDDPELARRFIQSISESTERLTALVDDLLFLAVREAGHSEEGTVVDVDSVAQSVAEKLLPAAQKRGVTLECQTASGACVAGDPMDVWRAIANLVDNAIRYTDAGGRAKITTRASESTVEIEVEDTGIGIASEHQEMVFERFFRVDVVRSRESGGTGLGLSIVRQIVRSLGGDVSLRSTLGEGSTFTITLPRLRDEREN from the coding sequence TTGACCATTCCCCTCAGGCTGCGCTTTGTCCTGGCCGCCGCGATGGGCGCGCTCGCGGCTTTCGCTCTGGATGCCGCCGGGTCCCGGTGGAGCGTTCCAGTCGTCTGGCGGGCGCTTGCGGCGGTGGCGACCGCGTGGGTCATAGGTTTCGTCCTTTGGCGTCAGCCGCTGCGCGTCCTGGAGCGGGTGGCGAGGCGTTTGCGGCGCATTCTTGCCCGGGACCTCCGTCCGCAGAGACCGATAGACACAGCCGACCCCGTGCTGAAGGACCTGGTCCGCTCCGCCCAGGAGTTGACCGACTTTATTCGGGAATCCTGGGACGCCGCGGACCGGCAACTCGGCGAGCTCGAGAGCATTGTGGACGACCTGGCCGACGCCGTTATCGCGACGGACGCCTCCTGCCGCATTACGCGGGCGAACGTGGCGGCCGGACAGTTCTTCGGGCATCTCCCCCACCGTTCCATGTTGGGGATGACCATCGTCGAGGCCACGCTGAACCATTCCCTTGACGCGATGGTCCGCTCCTGCATCGAGACCGGCACCGTGACCGAAGGGGTGCTTGATCTTTTCCAACCGCGTGAACGCTCGCTCTCCGCAGTCATCATCCCGCGGACGGCTCCCGAGGGGCAGGTGAGCGGGGCGGTTGCTGTCCTGCACGATGTCACTGAGATGCGCAAAGTGGACCGTTTGCACCGGGATTTTGTGGCCAACGCCTCCCACGAACTGCGCACGCCGCTTGCGTCCATCAAGGTCATGACCGAGAGCCTGCTGAACGGCGCCGTGGACGACCCCGAACTGGCGCGCCGGTTCATCCAGTCCATTTCGGAATCAACGGAGCGCCTGACGGCGCTGGTGGACGACCTGCTCTTCCTGGCCGTGCGGGAAGCCGGGCACAGCGAAGAGGGCACTGTGGTGGATGTGGACTCGGTGGCTCAGTCAGTGGCGGAGAAGCTGTTGCCCGCCGCTCAAAAGCGCGGCGTCACGCTGGAGTGCCAGACCGCAAGTGGGGCCTGCGTGGCCGGAGATCCGATGGACGTTTGGCGGGCCATCGCCAACCTGGTGGACAACGCCATCCGCTATACGGATGCGGGCGGTCGCGCAAAGATTACCACGCGGGCATCGGAAAGCACGGTGGAGATCGAGGTGGAGGATACCGGCATCGGCATCGCGTCGGAGCATCAGGAGATGGTGTTCGAGAGGTTCTTCCGGGTGGACGTGGTGCGCTCGCGCGAGAGCGGAGGGACGGGCCTGGGACTTTCCATTGTGCGTCAGATCGTCCGTTCGCTGGGCGGAGACGTTTCGCTGCGGAGTACTCTGGGAGAGGGGAGCACGTTCACCATCACCCTTCCCCGTCTGCGCGACGAAAGGGAAAACTGA
- a CDS encoding nitroreductase, producing the protein MEFRTVVETRGSVRQFAKDAVPREDLREMVRLAGLAPSVNNAQPWKFVVVTNHELLEKMASAIHSKLNALLPDDPAGKNAKSKVDWFSTFFVDAPAVIAVLRCPYDAVVDQVLPAANLTHDDINQMRGCPDLQSIGAAIQNLLLAATDLGYGACWLSGPLVARQDLESLLGVSEPWSLAALVAVGRPAGEVRQKEKKPVEEILEFRD; encoded by the coding sequence ATGGAATTCAGGACGGTCGTGGAAACGCGGGGGAGTGTGCGGCAATTCGCGAAGGACGCTGTGCCACGCGAGGATCTGCGTGAGATGGTGCGTCTCGCCGGACTTGCCCCCAGCGTCAACAACGCTCAGCCGTGGAAATTCGTGGTGGTCACGAACCACGAGCTGCTGGAAAAGATGGCCTCGGCCATACACAGCAAGCTGAACGCGTTGCTGCCGGATGATCCTGCGGGGAAGAATGCGAAATCCAAAGTTGACTGGTTCTCCACGTTTTTTGTGGATGCCCCGGCGGTCATCGCGGTGCTGAGATGCCCGTATGATGCCGTGGTGGACCAGGTGCTTCCAGCGGCGAATCTGACGCACGATGACATCAACCAGATGCGGGGATGCCCGGACCTGCAGAGCATCGGAGCCGCCATTCAGAACCTCCTGCTGGCAGCCACGGACCTGGGCTACGGGGCGTGCTGGCTGAGCGGACCGCTGGTGGCCCGGCAGGATCTGGAGTCTCTGCTCGGGGTCTCGGAGCCGTGGTCGCTTGCGGCGCTGGTGGCGGTCGGCCGGCCCGCGGGCGAAGTGCGCCAGAAAGAGAAGAAACCTGTCGAGGAGATTCTCGAGTTCCGCGACTGA